The proteins below are encoded in one region of Paenacidovorax monticola:
- a CDS encoding methyl-accepting chemotaxis protein → MAGFLPLRPGLWLMRRLRLPGKLGLLGAVALAALVATAWAEGPAWTWGLMAAGSLAVAYLLAALHVSQSEDLARLQRTMEQTTSGDLRARAALAGHDELGEMSALLDRMVLALSAMVADIRSNAALVAHAGQSLAVDNRALAERTEQQAANLEQTAASVEQLSATVQSNAQTAQGADQRAAQVRDAAEAGAEAMARAVQSVEAIQQSARRMNEIIGVIDGIAFQTNILALNAAVEAARAGEQGRGFAVVAAEVRTLAQRSGEAAREIRQLIGTSVQQVETSAGLIRAAGEGIAGMAGGIRTVAANMTEISHSGQEQSTGLAEISTAVQQLDQITQRNAQMVGNAVQQAEALEHRASTLSSAVAAFRLQQGTADEAVALVERAVALRRRAGSRDQFLRTITDKSQPFHDRDMYVFALDGDGTYLAFGGNPAKVGTRVQDIPGIAGDRLVHDILAQARRGPGWVEYDITNPATGKVQTKMSFVQGQDDLVLGCGVYKSLAAA, encoded by the coding sequence ATGGCTGGATTCCTTCCTTTGCGGCCGGGGCTGTGGCTGATGCGGCGCCTGCGCCTGCCGGGCAAGCTCGGCCTGCTGGGCGCCGTGGCGCTGGCGGCCCTGGTGGCCACGGCCTGGGCCGAGGGGCCGGCATGGACCTGGGGCCTGATGGCGGCGGGAAGTCTGGCGGTGGCCTACCTGCTGGCCGCGCTGCATGTGAGCCAGTCGGAGGACCTGGCCCGTCTCCAGCGCACGATGGAGCAGACCACCAGCGGCGACCTGCGCGCGCGCGCCGCCCTGGCGGGGCATGACGAACTGGGCGAGATGTCCGCGCTGCTGGACCGCATGGTGCTCGCGCTCTCGGCCATGGTGGCCGACATCCGCAGCAACGCCGCCCTGGTGGCCCATGCGGGGCAGAGCCTCGCGGTGGACAACCGGGCTCTTGCCGAGCGCACCGAACAGCAGGCGGCCAACCTGGAGCAGACGGCGGCGAGCGTGGAGCAACTGTCGGCCACCGTGCAGAGCAACGCCCAGACGGCCCAGGGCGCCGATCAGCGCGCGGCCCAGGTGCGCGACGCCGCCGAAGCGGGAGCCGAGGCCATGGCCCGGGCCGTGCAGTCCGTGGAAGCCATCCAGCAGAGTGCGCGCCGCATGAACGAGATCATCGGCGTGATCGACGGTATTGCCTTCCAGACGAACATCCTCGCGCTGAACGCGGCCGTGGAGGCCGCACGCGCGGGCGAGCAGGGGCGCGGCTTCGCCGTCGTGGCGGCGGAGGTGCGTACGCTGGCCCAGCGCTCGGGGGAAGCCGCGCGCGAGATCCGCCAGCTCATCGGTACCTCGGTGCAGCAGGTCGAGACCAGTGCGGGCCTCATCCGCGCCGCTGGCGAAGGCATTGCCGGCATGGCCGGCGGCATCCGCACCGTGGCGGCCAACATGACGGAGATCTCCCACTCGGGCCAGGAGCAGAGCACGGGGCTTGCCGAGATCAGCACCGCCGTGCAGCAGCTCGACCAGATCACGCAGCGCAACGCGCAGATGGTGGGCAACGCCGTGCAGCAGGCCGAGGCGCTGGAGCACCGCGCGTCCACGCTGTCGAGCGCGGTGGCGGCCTTCCGGCTGCAGCAGGGCACGGCGGACGAGGCCGTGGCGCTGGTGGAGCGGGCCGTGGCGCTGCGCCGTCGCGCAGGCTCGCGCGACCAGTTCCTGCGCACCATCACCGACAAGAGCCAGCCGTTCCACGACCGCGACATGTACGTGTTCGCACTCGACGGCGACGGCACCTACCTGGCCTTTGGGGGTAACCCGGCCAAGGTGGGCACGCGCGTGCAGGACATTCCCGGCATTGCCGGCGACCGGCTGGTGCACGACATCCTGGCCCAGGCCCGGCGCGGGCCGGGCTGGGTGGAGTACGACATCACCAACCCCGCCACGGGCAAGGTGCAGACCAAGATGTCCTTTGTCCAGGGGCAGGACGACCTGGTGCTGGGCTGCGGGGTCTACAAGTCGCTGGCGGCCGCCTAG
- the prmB gene encoding 50S ribosomal protein L3 N(5)-glutamine methyltransferase: protein MSAAVQGQTIGALIASGAARLQAAGVGFGHGTTNAHDEAAWLVLWRLGLPLDSVLGDAPDSIENQPVPQAQQALVAMLFEERIATRKPAAYLTREAWLQGVPFYVDERAIVPRSFIAELLADGSIDDWLGEHTRQVLDLCTGNGSLAVLAAMAYPEVEVTGADISPDALAVARINVDRHGLQDRVRLVQSDGLSAVPGPWDLILCNPPYVNAQSMSTLPAEYRAEPELALAGGADGMDFIRRLLADASACMSEHAVLVLEIGNEREHFEEAFPKLPVIWLESSAGEGQVLLVTFSALQHWKKYIFSL from the coding sequence ATGAGCGCCGCCGTACAGGGTCAGACCATCGGCGCACTCATCGCCTCCGGTGCGGCACGCCTGCAGGCCGCCGGCGTGGGCTTTGGCCACGGCACGACCAACGCACACGACGAAGCCGCCTGGCTTGTGCTCTGGCGCCTGGGCCTGCCCCTGGACAGCGTGCTGGGCGACGCGCCGGACTCCATCGAGAATCAGCCCGTACCGCAAGCCCAGCAAGCGCTGGTAGCTATGCTTTTTGAAGAGCGCATCGCTACCCGCAAGCCCGCCGCCTACCTCACGCGCGAAGCATGGCTTCAAGGCGTGCCGTTCTACGTGGACGAGCGCGCCATCGTGCCGCGCAGCTTCATCGCAGAATTGCTGGCCGACGGCAGCATCGACGACTGGCTGGGAGAACATACCCGCCAGGTGCTGGACCTGTGCACCGGCAACGGCAGCCTCGCGGTGCTGGCCGCCATGGCCTACCCCGAGGTCGAGGTGACGGGCGCCGACATCTCGCCCGACGCCCTGGCCGTCGCCCGCATCAATGTGGACCGCCATGGCCTGCAGGACCGTGTGCGGCTCGTGCAGTCCGACGGCCTCTCGGCCGTGCCGGGCCCCTGGGATCTGATCCTGTGCAACCCGCCCTACGTGAACGCACAGAGCATGTCCACCCTGCCCGCCGAGTACCGTGCCGAGCCGGAACTGGCGCTGGCAGGCGGCGCGGATGGCATGGACTTCATCCGTCGCCTGCTGGCCGATGCCTCAGCCTGCATGAGCGAGCACGCGGTGCTGGTCCTGGAAATCGGCAACGAACGCGAACATTTTGAGGAAGCCTTTCCCAAATTACCTGTAATCTGGCTCGAGAGCAGCGCAGGCGAAGGACAGGTTCTCTTGGTTACTTTTTCTGCACTCCAGCATTGGAAGAAATATATTTTCTCCCTATGA
- a CDS encoding glycosyltransferase family 2 protein, whose translation MSIAVTIPCFRVRRHILDVIARIGPEVDAIYVIDDCCPEGSGSYVQEQCTDPRVHVRVHAENQGVGGAVMTGYRAAIADGHDIIVKIDGDGQMDPQLLPAFVAPIAAGEADYTKGNRFFHLEMIHRMPFIRLFGNAVLSFMSRLSTGYWGLFDPTNGYTAVHAKVASHLPMEKISKRYFFETDMLFRLNTLRAVVVDVPMDAFYGDEQSNLRISKILPEFLAKHIRNTLKRIFYNYYLRGMSVASLELPLGLTLMVFGTAFGATHWIESSMAKIPSSSGTVMLAALPILTGLHLLLAFVSNDIASQPQSPIHKLLHRRLPSNALPKEQH comes from the coding sequence ATGTCTATTGCCGTTACTATTCCATGTTTCCGCGTTCGTCGACACATTCTGGACGTTATTGCCCGCATCGGCCCCGAGGTTGATGCGATTTACGTCATTGACGATTGCTGCCCAGAAGGGTCGGGCTCGTATGTGCAAGAGCAATGCACAGACCCTAGAGTGCATGTACGGGTTCATGCGGAAAACCAGGGTGTAGGTGGCGCGGTGATGACAGGGTACCGTGCGGCCATCGCAGACGGGCACGACATCATCGTCAAAATTGACGGGGATGGCCAGATGGATCCGCAGTTGCTGCCCGCATTCGTTGCCCCGATTGCAGCAGGTGAAGCCGACTATACAAAAGGCAATCGGTTTTTCCATCTTGAGATGATCCATCGGATGCCTTTCATACGGCTGTTTGGAAACGCCGTTCTCTCCTTCATGAGCAGGCTCTCCACTGGATATTGGGGACTCTTTGACCCAACGAATGGGTACACTGCGGTGCACGCCAAGGTGGCCAGCCATTTGCCCATGGAGAAAATTAGCAAGCGCTACTTCTTCGAAACGGACATGCTCTTTCGCCTCAACACCCTCCGTGCAGTGGTCGTTGATGTCCCAATGGATGCCTTTTATGGCGACGAGCAGAGCAATTTACGCATCAGCAAGATTCTTCCAGAATTTCTTGCCAAGCATATTCGCAACACACTCAAGCGAATATTCTACAACTACTATCTTCGAGGCATGTCCGTAGCATCCCTCGAACTGCCTCTTGGACTCACTCTGATGGTTTTTGGTACTGCATTCGGGGCCACACATTGGATCGAATCCAGCATGGCAAAGATTCCATCCTCTTCAGGAACCGTAATGCTTGCAGCACTTCCAATCTTGACAGGCTTGCATTTGCTGCTGGCCTTCGTCAGCAATGATATCGCCAGCCAGCCGCAATCACCTATCCATAAATTATTGCATCGCAGGCTTCCATCCAACGCTCTCCCAAAGGAGCAACACTGA
- a CDS encoding PilT/PilU family type 4a pilus ATPase, with product MSTMERILRLMAEKKASDVYLSANAPALIKINGECVPINSQILPPDAPKNLLSEIVPPDRIEELEETGELNMGVPLSGVGRFRVSAMRQRGSYAVVVRFIAQHIPELSSLNLPPVLGELILEKRGLILVVGATGSGKSTTLASMIDSRNSQLTGHILTIEDPVEYQFRNKRSIVNQREIGSDTQSLQTALKNALRQAPDVILIGEIRDRETMSAAIAYAQSGHLCLATLHGNNSYHALNRILSFYPVEVRPTMLGDLASALKAVVSQRLVRTPAGERVPAVEVMLNTKLVAELIEKSDFSGVREAMEKSMAEGSQTFEEALAHLILENRIDRKEGLAYADSPTNLMWRLQNDFSLATKAAQANKEAGQAPEEDEPSFTEIVLDVKPA from the coding sequence ATGAGCACGATGGAGCGGATTCTGCGCCTGATGGCCGAGAAGAAGGCCTCGGACGTATACCTGTCGGCCAATGCGCCGGCGCTGATCAAGATCAACGGCGAATGCGTGCCGATCAACAGCCAGATCCTGCCGCCCGACGCGCCCAAGAATCTGCTGTCCGAGATCGTCCCGCCCGACCGCATCGAGGAGCTGGAGGAAACCGGCGAACTCAACATGGGCGTGCCGCTCTCGGGCGTGGGACGCTTTCGCGTGAGCGCGATGCGCCAGCGCGGCAGCTACGCCGTGGTGGTGCGTTTCATCGCCCAGCACATCCCGGAGCTGTCGTCGCTGAACCTGCCGCCCGTGCTGGGCGAGCTCATCCTGGAAAAGCGCGGCCTCATCCTCGTGGTAGGCGCCACCGGCTCGGGCAAGAGCACCACGCTCGCGTCCATGATCGACAGCCGCAACAGCCAGCTCACGGGGCACATCCTCACGATCGAGGACCCGGTCGAGTACCAGTTCCGCAACAAGCGCTCGATCGTGAACCAGCGCGAGATCGGCAGCGACACCCAGTCGCTGCAGACCGCGCTCAAGAACGCGCTGCGCCAGGCCCCCGACGTGATCCTCATCGGCGAAATCCGCGACCGCGAGACCATGTCCGCCGCCATCGCCTATGCCCAGTCGGGCCACCTGTGCCTGGCCACGCTGCACGGCAACAACAGCTACCACGCGCTCAACCGGATCCTCTCCTTCTACCCCGTCGAGGTGCGCCCCACCATGCTGGGCGACCTCGCATCGGCCCTCAAGGCCGTGGTGTCACAGCGCCTGGTGCGCACGCCGGCAGGCGAGCGCGTGCCGGCCGTGGAGGTCATGCTCAACACCAAGCTCGTGGCCGAGCTGATCGAGAAGAGCGACTTCTCGGGCGTGCGCGAAGCCATGGAGAAGTCCATGGCCGAAGGCTCGCAGACCTTCGAGGAGGCCCTGGCCCACCTGATCCTGGAAAACCGGATCGACCGCAAGGAAGGCCTGGCCTACGCCGACTCGCCCACCAACCTCATGTGGCGCCTGCAGAACGACTTCTCGCTCGCGACCAAGGCCGCGCAGGCCAACAAGGAAGCGGGCCAGGCGCCCGAAGAGGACGAGCCTTCATTCACCGAAATCGTGTTGGACGTCAAGCCCGCCTGA
- the dapE gene encoding succinyl-diaminopimelate desuccinylase: MPRTLQLAEQLISRPSVTPEDAGCLDLLAARLVPLGFACERMDSGPADFRVSNLWAKRPAVGKTVVFAGHTDVVPTGPLEQWSSDPFSPTHRDGKLYGRGASDMKTSIAAFVVAVEEFLAATPEPAIGIAFLLTSDEEGPSVDGTKIVVERLRERGEALSWCIVGEPTSVEKTGDMIKNGRRGTLSGKLTVKGVQGHIAYPQLARNPIHQAVPALAELAATQWDQGNAFFPPTSWQMSNIHGGTGATNVIPGSVVIDFNFRFCTESTADGLKERVHAVLDRHGLEYDLQWTLGGQPFLTTPGDLVTAVQQAIQAETGLATELSTTGGTSDGRFIAQICPQVIELGPPNATIHKIDEHVVVADIEPLKNIYRRTLENLHAQQAAA; this comes from the coding sequence ATGCCGCGTACCCTGCAACTGGCCGAACAGCTGATCTCCCGCCCCTCCGTCACACCCGAAGATGCCGGGTGCCTGGACCTGCTGGCCGCGCGCCTCGTCCCTCTCGGTTTTGCCTGCGAACGCATGGACAGCGGGCCTGCCGACTTCCGCGTCAGCAACCTGTGGGCCAAGCGGCCCGCCGTGGGCAAGACCGTCGTCTTCGCGGGCCACACCGACGTGGTACCCACGGGACCGCTGGAGCAGTGGAGCAGCGACCCGTTCTCGCCCACGCACCGCGACGGCAAGCTCTATGGCCGTGGCGCGAGCGACATGAAGACCTCGATCGCGGCCTTCGTCGTCGCCGTGGAAGAGTTCCTGGCCGCCACGCCCGAGCCCGCCATCGGCATCGCCTTTCTGCTCACGAGCGATGAGGAAGGCCCCTCCGTGGACGGCACCAAGATCGTGGTCGAGCGCCTGCGCGAGCGCGGCGAAGCGCTGTCGTGGTGCATCGTCGGCGAACCGACCTCGGTCGAGAAGACCGGCGACATGATCAAGAACGGCCGCCGCGGCACGCTGTCGGGCAAGCTCACGGTCAAGGGCGTGCAAGGCCATATCGCCTACCCGCAACTCGCGCGCAACCCCATCCACCAGGCCGTGCCGGCCCTTGCCGAGCTCGCCGCCACGCAGTGGGACCAGGGCAATGCCTTCTTTCCACCCACAAGCTGGCAGATGAGCAACATCCACGGCGGCACGGGTGCGACCAATGTGATCCCGGGCAGCGTGGTGATCGATTTCAACTTCCGCTTCTGCACCGAGTCCACGGCCGACGGCCTCAAGGAGCGCGTGCATGCCGTGCTCGACCGCCATGGCCTGGAGTATGACCTGCAGTGGACCCTGGGCGGCCAGCCCTTCCTCACCACGCCGGGCGATCTCGTCACGGCGGTGCAGCAGGCCATCCAGGCGGAGACGGGCCTGGCCACCGAGCTGTCCACCACGGGCGGCACGAGCGATGGCCGCTTCATCGCGCAGATCTGCCCCCAGGTCATCGAACTGGGGCCGCCCAACGCCACCATCCACAAGATCGACGAGCATGTGGTCGTGGCGGATATCGAGCCCCTGAAGAATATCTACCGCCGCACGCTCGAAAACCTCCACGCCCAGCAGGCCGCGGCATGA
- the dapC gene encoding succinyldiaminopimelate transaminase, whose protein sequence is MNPLLSKLQPYPFERLRQLFAGVTPAAQYSPISLGMGEPRHPTPAFIKEALTQSLGGLASYPATAGEPRLREACAAWMQRRYGLALDAATQVLPINGSREALFAFAQTVIDATRPGAMVVCPNPFYQIYEGATLLAGATPYYAPSDPARNFAVDWDSVPESVWQNAQLLFVCSPGNPTGAVMPLSEWEKLFALSDRYGFVIASDECYSEIYFRDEPPLGGLEAAARLGRSDYRNLIAFTSLSKRSNVPGLRSGFVAGDAQLIKAFLLYRTYHGSAMGPTVQGASVAAWNDEQHVVENRALYRQKFAQVTPMLAAVMEVALPDAGFYLWAKVPEHLGMSDAEFARALLAQYNVTVLPGSYLARESAGVNPGAQRVRMALVAETEECVEAASRIVQFIQSHKN, encoded by the coding sequence ATGAATCCCCTGCTCTCCAAACTCCAGCCCTATCCCTTCGAGCGGCTGCGGCAGCTTTTCGCGGGGGTGACGCCTGCGGCCCAGTACAGCCCCATCAGCCTGGGCATGGGCGAGCCCCGCCACCCCACTCCCGCCTTCATCAAGGAGGCTCTGACCCAGAGCCTGGGCGGCCTTGCCAGCTACCCCGCCACGGCCGGCGAGCCACGCCTGCGCGAGGCCTGCGCCGCCTGGATGCAGCGGCGCTATGGTCTGGCGCTCGATGCCGCCACCCAGGTACTGCCCATCAACGGCTCGCGCGAGGCGCTGTTCGCCTTCGCCCAGACCGTGATCGATGCCACGCGCCCAGGCGCCATGGTGGTCTGCCCCAACCCGTTCTATCAAATCTACGAGGGGGCCACCCTGCTGGCAGGCGCCACGCCCTACTACGCGCCCAGCGACCCGGCGCGCAATTTCGCGGTGGACTGGGACAGCGTGCCCGAATCCGTGTGGCAGAACGCGCAGTTGCTGTTCGTCTGCTCGCCGGGCAATCCCACGGGGGCCGTGATGCCGCTGTCCGAGTGGGAAAAGCTCTTTGCGCTGTCCGACCGCTACGGCTTCGTGATCGCCTCGGACGAGTGCTACAGCGAGATCTACTTCCGCGACGAGCCCCCCCTGGGCGGCCTGGAGGCGGCGGCCCGGCTCGGACGAAGCGACTACCGCAACCTCATCGCCTTCACGAGCCTGTCCAAGCGCAGCAATGTGCCGGGCCTGCGCAGCGGCTTCGTCGCTGGCGATGCCCAGCTCATCAAGGCCTTTCTGCTCTACCGCACCTACCATGGCAGCGCCATGGGCCCTACCGTGCAAGGCGCGAGCGTCGCGGCCTGGAATGACGAGCAGCATGTGGTCGAGAACCGCGCGCTGTACCGCCAGAAGTTCGCCCAGGTAACGCCCATGCTCGCCGCCGTGATGGAGGTAGCCCTGCCCGACGCGGGCTTCTACCTCTGGGCCAAGGTGCCGGAGCACCTCGGTATGAGCGATGCCGAGTTCGCCCGCGCCCTGCTGGCTCAATACAATGTCACCGTGCTGCCGGGCAGCTACCTCGCGCGTGAATCCGCGGGCGTGAACCCCGGTGCCCAGCGCGTGCGCATGGCCCTCGTGGCCGAGACCGAGGAATGCGTCGAGGCGGCCTCGCGCATCGTGCAATTCATCCAATCCCATAAGAACTGA
- a CDS encoding RnfABCDGE type electron transport complex subunit B produces the protein MASAGLQGLAARIDAALPQTQCTRCGYPDCAAYARAIATEGAPINQCPPGGAEGIARLAAITGQPVQALNSGNGREGPRTVAVIDEAWCIGCTLCIKACPTDAILGANKLMHTVIAPHCTGCELCIPVCPVDCIGLEDASPGATGWAAWSPVQADTARERYHARQQRLAREEATPAAESTATADPKPSVIAAALARARQRRV, from the coding sequence ATGGCGTCCGCCGGCCTGCAGGGGCTGGCGGCCCGCATCGACGCCGCCCTGCCCCAGACCCAGTGCACGCGCTGCGGCTACCCCGATTGCGCGGCCTACGCACGCGCCATCGCCACGGAAGGCGCTCCCATCAACCAGTGCCCGCCCGGCGGGGCCGAAGGCATTGCCCGGCTGGCTGCCATCACGGGCCAGCCCGTGCAGGCGCTCAACTCGGGAAACGGGCGGGAAGGGCCGCGCACGGTGGCCGTGATCGACGAGGCCTGGTGCATCGGCTGCACGCTGTGCATCAAGGCCTGTCCTACGGACGCCATCCTGGGTGCCAACAAGCTCATGCACACGGTGATCGCGCCCCACTGCACGGGCTGCGAACTGTGCATTCCAGTGTGCCCCGTGGACTGCATCGGGCTGGAGGATGCCAGCCCGGGCGCCACGGGCTGGGCCGCCTGGTCCCCGGTGCAGGCCGATACCGCCCGCGAACGCTACCACGCGCGCCAGCAACGCCTGGCCCGCGAGGAGGCCACGCCTGCGGCAGAAAGCACCGCCACCGCGGACCCCAAGCCATCCGTGATCGCCGCGGCCCTGGCGCGCGCGCGGCAGCGGCGGGTATAG
- a CDS encoding 4-amino-4-deoxy-L-arabinose-phospho-UDP flippase, with translation MAVGLYLLALVCVAGIAAGQVMFKYSALALNQAGSIFAIRPIMFFGATMALYGVTSVGWVLILRHAELGKIYPIMALAFVFVPLASHWLFGERYSPGYFIGSALIATGIICIFSSSR, from the coding sequence ATGGCAGTGGGTTTATATTTGCTAGCCCTTGTGTGCGTAGCAGGCATCGCTGCCGGTCAAGTGATGTTCAAATACAGTGCCCTCGCACTCAACCAGGCGGGCAGCATTTTTGCGATCCGCCCCATCATGTTTTTTGGTGCCACCATGGCACTTTATGGCGTGACATCCGTCGGGTGGGTTCTCATTCTGAGACACGCAGAGCTTGGGAAGATATACCCGATCATGGCCTTGGCATTTGTCTTCGTTCCTTTGGCAAGCCACTGGCTTTTTGGCGAAAGATACTCCCCAGGATATTTCATCGGATCGGCGCTGATTGCTACAGGCATCATCTGCATCTTCTCCTCTTCGCGTTAA
- the dapD gene encoding 2,3,4,5-tetrahydropyridine-2,6-dicarboxylate N-succinyltransferase: MTQQLQQIIDAAWENRASISPKAAPKEVADAVEHVIAELNNGKLRVATREGVGQWTVHQWIKKAVLLSFRLKDNESIKAGDLGFYDKVQTKFAHLSADEMAATGVRVVPPAVARRGSFIAKGAILMPSYVNIGAYVDEGTMVDTWATVGSCAQVGKNVHLSGGVGLGGVLEPLQANPTIIEDNCFIGARSEVVEGVIVEENSVLGMGVYIGQSTPIFNRDTGKISYGRVPSGSVVISGSLPKKTKSGQDYATYAAVIVKTVDAQTRSKTSLNDLLRD, encoded by the coding sequence ATGACCCAACAACTGCAACAGATCATCGACGCCGCCTGGGAAAACCGCGCCAGCATCTCGCCCAAGGCCGCTCCGAAGGAAGTGGCCGACGCCGTCGAACATGTGATCGCCGAGCTCAACAACGGCAAGCTGCGCGTGGCCACGCGCGAAGGCGTGGGCCAGTGGACCGTGCACCAGTGGATCAAGAAGGCCGTGCTGCTGTCGTTCCGCCTCAAGGACAACGAGTCCATCAAGGCCGGCGACCTGGGCTTCTACGACAAGGTGCAGACCAAGTTCGCCCACCTCTCGGCCGATGAAATGGCCGCCACCGGCGTGCGCGTGGTGCCCCCGGCCGTGGCCCGCCGCGGCAGCTTCATCGCCAAGGGCGCGATCCTGATGCCCAGCTACGTGAACATCGGCGCCTACGTGGACGAAGGCACCATGGTCGACACCTGGGCCACTGTGGGCAGCTGCGCACAGGTGGGCAAGAACGTGCACCTGTCGGGTGGCGTGGGCCTGGGCGGCGTGCTGGAACCCCTGCAAGCCAACCCCACCATCATCGAGGACAACTGCTTCATCGGCGCGCGCTCCGAGGTGGTTGAAGGCGTGATCGTCGAAGAGAACTCCGTGCTGGGCATGGGCGTGTACATCGGCCAGAGCACCCCCATCTTCAACCGCGACACCGGCAAGATCAGCTACGGGCGCGTGCCATCGGGCAGCGTGGTCATCAGCGGCAGCCTGCCCAAGAAGACCAAGAGCGGCCAGGACTACGCCACCTACGCTGCCGTCATCGTGAAGACCGTGGATGCGCAGACGCGCTCCAAGACCAGCCTGAACGACCTGCTGCGCGACTGA